A window from Primulina huaijiensis isolate GDHJ02 chromosome 11, ASM1229523v2, whole genome shotgun sequence encodes these proteins:
- the LOC140988443 gene encoding EH domain-containing protein 1-like, with amino-acid sequence MEIDFAPITRCSKEHQKIYQDWFSFADSDGDGRLTGGDATKFFSMSNLSREDLKLVWAIADTKRQGFLGLKEFVTAMQLISLAQAGRTLTSEILNVEVDFENLHPPAMEGLNVCLDKMKRKLAKQNGAPKVQSSASANWLSSKSSKKVSSNSVTSIIDGLKKLYEKKVKPLEVTYRFNDFVSPLLTNSDFDAKPMVMLLGQYSTGKTTFIKHLLQSSYPGSHIGPEPTTDRFVVVMNGPDERSVPGNTVAVQADMPFNGLTNFGTAFLSKFECSQMPHPLLEHITFVDTPGVLSGEKQRTQRSYDFTGVTSWFAAKCDLILLLFDPHKLDISDEFKRVIGSLRGHDDKIRVVLNKADQVDTQQLMRVYGALMWSLGKVLNTPEVMRVYIGSFNDKPINEATAGPVGKALFEREQDDLLSDLKDIPKKACARRINEFVKRARAAKIHAYIIGHLKKEMPAMMGKAKTQQKLIDNLADEFAKIQKEHHLPPGDFPNVEEFREILSSYNIDKFEKLKPKMIQSVDDMLGYDVPNLLKNFSNPYD; translated from the exons ATGGAGATTGATTTCGCCCCGATAACTCGGTGTTCCAAGGAGCACCAGAAGATATATCAAGATTGGTTTTCTTTCGCTGATTCAG ATGGAGATGGGCGTCTAACGGGAGGCGATGCCACCAAATTCTTTTCCATGTCCAATTTATCTCGTGAAGATCTCAAGCTG GTCTGGGCAATTGCAGATACAAAAAGGCAAGGCTTTCTTGGGTTGAAAGAGTTCGTCACGGCCATGCAG TTGATCTCTTTGGCACAAGCTGGACGTACTCTCACCAGTGAGATTCTAAATGTTGAAG TTGACTTTGAAAACTTGCATCCTCCTGCCATGGAAGGTCTGAATGTATGCCTTGAT AAAATGAAGCGTAAACTTGCAAAACAAAATG GTGCTCCAAAGGTGCAGTCTTCTGCATCAGCTAATTGGCTTTCATCAAAATCTTCGAAGAAG GTATCTTCAAACTCTGTAACTTCCATTATTGATGGCTTGAAGAAACTGTATGAAAAGAAGGTGAAGCCCCTGGAAGTAACATATCGGTTTAATGACTTTGTTTCTCCCTTGCTG ACAAACAGCGACTTTGATGCTAAACCAATGGTGATGCTTCTGGGTCAGTACTCCACAGGGAAAACAACGTTCATCAAGCATTTGCTTCAGAGTAGTTATCCAG GATCCCACATTGGACCAGAGCCCACAACAGATAGATTTGTGGTTGTCATG AATGGACCTGATGAGAGAAGTGTTCCAGGGAACACAGTTGCTGTTCAAGCAGATATGCCATTCAATGGCTTGACAAATTTTGGAACTGCATTTTTGTCAAAATTCGAATGCTCACAGATGCCACATCCT CTGCTGGAGCACATAACATTCGTGGACACTCCCGGAGTTTTATCAGGAGAAAAGCAACGAACACAGAGAAGTTACGATTTCACCGGCGTAACATCTTGGTTTGCTGCAAAGTGTGATCTCATCCTGCTTCTATTCGACCCCCACAAACTTGATATAAGCGATGAGTTCAAACGAGTCATTGGATCTTTACGCGGTCATGATGATAAAATACGAGTGGTTTTGAACAAGGCTGACCAAGTTGATACACAGCAA CTTATGCGAGTATACGGAGCATTGATGTGGTCGCTCGGGAAAGTTCTCAATACTCCTGAAGTTATGCGTGTTTACATAGG TTCTTTCAATGACAAGCCTATAAATGAAGCTACTGCTGGTCCCGTCGGTAAAGCCCTTTTCGAGAGGGAACAGGATGACCTTCTTTCTGATCTGAAAGACATACCAAAGAAAGCTTGTGCTCGTCGT ATAAACGAATTCGTTAAACGTGCCAGGGCTGCGAAGATACACGCGTATATCATCGGTCATTTGAAGAAAGAAATGCCTGCAATGATGGGCAAAGCCAAGACACAACAGAAACTCATTGACAATCTGGCTGACGAATTCGCAAAG ATTCAGAAGGAACACCATCTACCACCCGGGGATTTTCCAAATGTGGAAGAATTTAGGGAGATTTTGAGCTCCTACAACATAGATAAGTTTGAGAAGTTGAAGCCTAAAATGATACAATCTGTTGATGACATGCTTGGATATGACGTTCCCAACCTTCTGAAGAATTTTAGCAATCCTTATGATTAA